From the Niveibacterium microcysteis genome, the window TTCTCGCCGCACGCGACGCCGCACGCAATGGCGATCTCGCGCGCATCAACCAGCTCGCCGCACAGCGCGGCGGCGACCCACTCGATGCCTATATCGATTACTGGGCGCTTTCGATTCGCCTTGCGCGCAAGGACGACGTGGATGGCGACCTGGCCAGCTTCACCGCGCGGGAGGAAGGCACCCTGCTGGCCGAACGTGCTCGCGGAGACTGGATCCGCGCCGCCGCGCGCGCGCAGCGTTGGGATGTGGTCTTGCGCGAAGGCGCGATGCTGCGTCAGCCCGAACAGGAGATGAACTGCTGGGTGCTGCAGGCGCGCTTGAACACCGGCGACCCGCAGGCCCTCAAGGATGCCGAACCGCAGTGGGAGAGCACGGCGGAGCCCGGTGAGGCCTGCACGCCGGTGATCGCGGCGCTAAGTGCCAGCAAGTCCGAAGACACCCACTGGCAACGCGCACGGCGACTCGTGGATGCGCGCCGCTACGGCGCTGCCCGCGCCACCCTGGAGGCACTGCCGGGTAACGCCGTTTCCGGCACCGCGGTGGCCGAGGCGCTCGACAATCCGCTGCGCTGGCTTGCGAAGAATCCAACGCCAGTCAGTCGCACGCAGCGAGAGATCACCGTGCTAGCGCTCTCGCGCTTGGCGCAGACCGATTACCGCGGCGCCGCAGCGCGGGTGGAAGCCCTCGGCACGGCACTCTCGCCGAGCGACCGCGCGTGGCTCTCAGGCGTGCTGGGCTGGCAAGCGGCACGCGGCAATCAGCCGGAAGCGCTGGCGTGGTATCGCGCCGCGGGCAGCGCGCCGCTATCGGAAGAATCGCGCGCATGGCAGGTGCGAGCCGCCTTGCGGGCGCGTGCCTGGGGCGAGGTGCGTCGCGCGGTGGAAGCCATGCCGCCGGCACAACGCAGCCAGCCGGAATGGGTTTACTGGTACGGCCGCGCGCTGATCGAGACCAACCGCACGGCACAGGGCCGCGAAGAACTCGAACGGATCGCGGGCGCGCCGACCTTCTACGGCATGCTGGCCGGCGAGGAGCTGGGGCGTCCGTTTGTTGCGCCCAAAGGTGCCAAGCCGCCGAGCCGCGCCGAGATCGCCCGTGTTGAATCCGACGTATCGGTACGGCGTGCCTTGGCCTTGT encodes:
- a CDS encoding lytic transglycosylase domain-containing protein; this encodes MKQVLCVALAIGAVSLGTGAYAAGGEERFLAARDAARNGDLARINQLAAQRGGDPLDAYIDYWALSIRLARKDDVDGDLASFTAREEGTLLAERARGDWIRAAARAQRWDVVLREGAMLRQPEQEMNCWVLQARLNTGDPQALKDAEPQWESTAEPGEACTPVIAALSASKSEDTHWQRARRLVDARRYGAARATLEALPGNAVSGTAVAEALDNPLRWLAKNPTPVSRTQREITVLALSRLAQTDYRGAAARVEALGTALSPSDRAWLSGVLGWQAARGNQPEALAWYRAAGSAPLSEESRAWQVRAALRARAWGEVRRAVEAMPPAQRSQPEWVYWYGRALIETNRTAQGREELERIAGAPTFYGMLAGEELGRPFVAPKGAKPPSRAEIARVESDVSVRRALALFRLEGRLDGVREWNWAMRAADDRFLLAAAEIARREQLYDRAIYSAERTQAEHDFGMRYLVPYYDKVEPASRRWGLDVYWVYGLMRQESRFVTAARSSVGAQGLMQVMPGTASYVAKKIGMPYTKGQVIDLDTNVMLGTAYLKMVLDRLDGHPALASAAYNAGPGRIPRWKAAEPLEGAVFAETIPISETRDYVKKVLANTVAYAAVLTGKPQSLKQRLGTVQPNGTAGADVPELNEMPAGDGGN